Proteins encoded in a region of the Thermocaproicibacter melissae genome:
- a CDS encoding GtrA family protein: MNLIRKLWKFMTTPEMLLYIAFGVMTTLINILAFQLANGPFGWSWQAANIFAWILAVLFAFITNKLFVFKSKSLEPAVLWREFAEFIGARLFSLGVDYLCMWLLIDVLGWNELLSKIADNVIVVIINYVLSKLVIFKKK; the protein is encoded by the coding sequence TTGAACCTGATTAGAAAGCTTTGGAAGTTTATGACAACCCCAGAAATGCTTCTCTATATCGCTTTCGGGGTCATGACGACGCTCATCAATATCCTCGCATTTCAGCTTGCCAACGGGCCCTTTGGCTGGTCTTGGCAGGCCGCTAATATTTTTGCCTGGATTTTGGCGGTTCTCTTTGCCTTCATTACAAACAAGCTGTTTGTGTTCAAAAGCAAAAGTCTTGAACCTGCGGTTCTCTGGAGAGAATTCGCCGAATTTATCGGGGCAAGGCTGTTTTCTCTGGGCGTTGACTACCTTTGCATGTGGCTGCTGATTGATGTCCTTGGTTGGAATGAACTTCTTTCAAAGATTGCCGACAACGTCATTGTTGTAATCATTAACTATGTTCTTAGCAAACTCGTAATATTCAAAAAGAAATAA
- a CDS encoding glycine--tRNA ligase produces MKATEKTMDQIVSLCKNRGFIYSGSEIYGGLSNTWDYGPLGVEFKNNVKRAWWKKFVQESPYNVGLDAAILMNPQVWVASGHVGGFSDPLMDCRDCKTRHRADKLIEEAGGDANGMTFEQMSAYIKEHGIKCPVCGSTNFTDIRKFNLMFKTFQGVTEDAKNEIYLRPETAQGIFVNFTNVQRTTRRKLPFGIAQIGKSFRNEITPGNFTFRTREFEQMELEFFCKPNTDLEWFAYWKDFCKNFLLSLGMTEENIRLRDHEQAELAFYSRATTDIEYLFPFGWGELWGIADRTDYDLGRHQEHSGKDLTYFDQETGERYIPYVIEPSLGADRVALAFLVDAYDEEIVDEEKKDTRVVLHLHPALAPFKCAVLPLSKKLNEKAKAIHAQLVKYFNVDYDDAGSIGKRYRRQDEIGTPFCITYDFQSEEDGCVTVRDRDTMKQERISIDELKDYIAERLEF; encoded by the coding sequence ATGAAAGCAACCGAAAAAACCATGGACCAGATTGTATCGTTGTGTAAGAACCGTGGATTCATCTATTCCGGCTCTGAAATCTACGGTGGACTTTCCAATACATGGGACTATGGACCTTTGGGAGTGGAATTCAAAAACAACGTAAAGCGTGCGTGGTGGAAGAAATTCGTGCAGGAAAGCCCGTACAATGTCGGCCTTGACGCTGCGATTCTGATGAACCCGCAGGTCTGGGTTGCTTCCGGACACGTGGGCGGCTTTTCCGACCCGCTGATGGATTGCCGCGACTGCAAGACGCGCCACCGCGCAGACAAACTGATCGAAGAAGCCGGCGGCGACGCAAACGGCATGACTTTTGAGCAGATGAGTGCTTACATTAAGGAGCACGGCATCAAGTGCCCCGTTTGCGGTTCTACAAACTTTACCGATATCCGCAAATTCAACCTGATGTTCAAGACATTCCAGGGTGTTACGGAAGACGCGAAGAACGAAATCTACCTTCGTCCGGAAACGGCACAGGGCATCTTTGTCAACTTTACGAATGTGCAGCGCACAACGCGCCGCAAACTGCCGTTCGGAATCGCACAAATCGGCAAGAGTTTCCGCAATGAAATCACGCCCGGCAACTTTACTTTCCGCACCCGCGAATTCGAGCAGATGGAGCTTGAATTCTTCTGCAAGCCGAACACCGACCTCGAGTGGTTCGCCTACTGGAAAGACTTCTGCAAGAATTTCCTGCTGAGTCTCGGCATGACGGAGGAAAACATTCGCCTGCGCGACCATGAACAGGCAGAACTTGCGTTCTACTCCCGCGCGACAACCGATATTGAATATCTGTTCCCGTTCGGCTGGGGCGAACTGTGGGGCATTGCCGACCGCACGGATTACGACTTGGGTCGCCATCAGGAACACTCCGGCAAAGATCTCACCTATTTCGACCAAGAAACCGGCGAACGCTACATTCCTTACGTCATCGAGCCGTCGCTGGGTGCCGACCGCGTGGCGCTTGCTTTCCTAGTTGACGCCTACGATGAGGAAATCGTTGACGAAGAGAAAAAGGATACCCGTGTTGTCCTTCACCTGCATCCTGCCCTTGCACCGTTCAAATGTGCGGTCCTTCCGCTGAGCAAAAAGCTGAACGAGAAAGCCAAGGCAATTCACGCACAGCTTGTCAAATACTTCAACGTGGATTATGACGACGCCGGCTCCATCGGCAAGCGTTACCGCCGTCAGGACGAAATCGGCACGCCGTTCTGCATCACCTACGACTTCCAGAGTGAAGAAGACGGCTGCGTAACCGTGCGTGACCGCGACACGATGAAGCAGGAGCGCATCTCCATCGACGAGCTCAAAGATTATATCGCTGAGCGCCTTGAATTCTAA
- a CDS encoding cell division protein ZapA has translation MAKNKVRLDICGCECTLSSDDSESYIRSIGDEVHKAINELMQNNERISVTMAAIITALNYCDSYHKATASADNLRAQIKNYLEDSSHARMDAEESHRELERIKKENQTLRARLAAVGDTVEPVESPAVTVSSGTTSQQTGNFSRVESSADADQESFIKFFERKSDEK, from the coding sequence ATGGCAAAGAATAAGGTAAGGCTGGACATCTGCGGGTGCGAATGCACACTGAGCTCTGATGACAGCGAAAGTTACATCCGTTCCATCGGCGATGAAGTTCACAAAGCGATCAACGAACTTATGCAGAACAACGAGCGAATCTCCGTCACAATGGCAGCGATTATTACGGCGCTGAATTACTGTGACTCTTATCATAAGGCTACGGCCTCCGCGGACAACCTTCGCGCCCAAATTAAGAATTACCTCGAAGATTCCTCACATGCCCGCATGGACGCCGAAGAATCCCACCGGGAACTCGAGCGCATCAAGAAAGAAAACCAAACGCTTCGGGCGCGTCTTGCCGCCGTCGGCGACACAGTAGAACCTGTGGAAAGCCCGGCCGTTACCGTTTCCTCAGGTACCACTTCGCAACAAACCGGCAATTTTTCAAGAGTAGAATCCAGTGCGGACGCCGACCAGGAAAGTTTTATTAAATTCTTTGAAAGGAAAAGCGATGAAAAATAA